From Balneola sp. MJW-20:
GGCAGAATGATCTCACCGGTATTTTCTCTAGGTATAACTACTTTCCTGAATCTCTCATCACCCTGAATGGTATAGGTATACAAATAGTCCTGATCAGGAAACTGTAGTAATTCATGACTTTGAAAAGCCGTCACTCTTTCTGTTCCTTCGTCATCAAATTCTACTGTAAATTTGCTGCTGAACCCTTTTTTATTCATTTCCAGGGTAAACCCCGCGCGCTCCTCATCATCCGGGATGACCGGTTCAGATATCAGTTCAGAAACTTCCATCTCTAATTTCTTATGTCCCGCTGCATTCGTAATACGTATCATGAAAGGTATATCAGCAGGAATTCGATCGGATCTGACTAATGGTTTATAAATTATATCACCGTCGCTACCGTAAGCCATCTGATAAACCACTGGTTCCGCATTCAATTCAAATTCAGATAAAAGCCGGATCAGGTGTTCAACATAAACAGGCTCTTTCACCGAATGCATAAGCCAGTTTATTCCTTCCGTTTCGTCAATAATGTTATTTTCATTACGGTCGGTTGCATCAATTTCCCAGATAATGGTTTCAGGAGTCTCTTTATTCTTCCCACTCAGTACCGACAGGATCTCCTCGTTGTTCTTAGACTCTGAATAAATAAAGAGCACCTGGTCTTTCTCTGATAAAGCCCTGGCTTCATCAGCATCAGTCTCAGTAAATTCTCCGGTTTTCTCATTCCAGAAATAAAGCTCAAATTCTGCTTCTGCAGGGATATCAGATAAGTTTCGTGCATAGATATTGGTCCAGCCACTGGTCTTAAACCCTGAAATAGCGATACTGCTTTGCACAGTTTCTGCAGCAGCCTGAGCAGTCAGAGACTTTCCTGAATCGCCGGATAAGACAGAAGTTTGATTTTTTTCCTTTTTAACCGCGATCTGATTCAGGTATGGTTCTTTAGACTCATTAATAACCAGATTATCCAGGTCATCCCATATCAGCAGCTCTTTTTCTTTTTCAAGAAGGGTCACAAACTTTTCATTTTCGATGATGAGGTCCGGGGTATCCCCATTAAGGGTGGTATCACTGGTTGCGAGCCTGAAACTCTGACCGGGTAATAACGTGATATTTCTGTTTACCGTAATTCCGGTTTCCCGATTCCCCAGCTTCCAGTCTCTGATACTAACCGGTACCGATTCATTATTAAGAATTTCAATTCCTTTTAGATCATTGTCTGTGATCTGCATATTGGTGATGGAAAGTTTAGGTACTTCATCATCCCTTATGACCAAACTATGTTGTAAAAAATCTCCAAAATTACCGGAAGAGAGATTTTCTAAACTAAAGGTCGCTGTTTCGATTCCTTCATAATTCTCATCATCCTTTAAGGGTATCTGAATTTCATATACCCGGTCACCCGAGATCCCGGTGAAATTGATCGTCGCCCTTTTAAAAGCCTCAATATCCTCTGTACCTACATTAGACCTGAGTGTATCATAAACTACATCTACACTTAGTCTTGAACCGTCATGCTCAAAAACAGCTACATTAAGACTGGCGTATAATTCTCCCTCAATTACCCTGCTTACGGTTTGATCGAACTGCAGAACCGGTGGATTTAAAACATTAAAGGATGTGCCCAGATTATTGAATGCAACATCACTGAGGTTCCAGTTTGAACTTTTCGCCACAAGTTCTGTGAGCATTTTACGGGTACCGCTAGCACCGTTTCTGATAAAGTATTGATAATTATTCCCTCTGCCCAGGCTTACCAGTGTGCCTTCTTCAGGATCCAGGCTTTCCGGAATATCGGATCCTACTTCATCATCTTTTTTCCAGATATGTTCATCTCCCCAGCCGATCCCGTATATAAAGCGATAAGATTCGTCTTCATATTGGTAAGTAAATAATCTTTTATCGCTTCGGCGAAGATCCAGGTAACCTGATAAGGTGTAAAGATAATTTTCGGAACCATCCACATGAATGGTGGTGCCTGCTTCTATCTGATGATCGAATTCAAGAGAGAGTTCATCCCCCTGCAGTATCTTCTCTTTGACAGACCATTGACCGCTGCTGAAGAAAACTTTCGTACCTTTTTCGATATCGATAAGCGGAATGATGTCGAAGCTGTGATCATCAGCATTTACCGTAACCGTCAGAATGTCGCCGGGAAGCAACACCGATTGCGCAATCATCTTTGCCGGAGCGGCAAAGAGCGCAAGAAAAAGGGCGATATGTAGGGTTCTCTTAAGGGTTCTGTATAGTACCGTTCGTACCATAGGCACTCTGGTCTGGTTGCTAACACAATACCCTCTTAATTAACATATTTTCGAACACAAAGGCATATAAAATTTAGCCTTTTATGAATTTTTTAATCATCCAGGTTTGGTTCGCCCAGTTTATTCTCTGAAGAGGCCACAGCTACTGAAACCGCTGCATCCCCGGTAATGTTTACAGTCGTCCGCATCATATCAAGTATCCGGTCTACACCTAGTATTAAAGCTATACCTGCGGTCGGCACCTGTATTGCTTCGAGTACGATCACCAGCATTACAATTCCTGCCCCGGGCACGCCTGCAGCCCCTATTGAAGCAAGGGTTGCAGTGAGTACAATAGTCAGTTGCTGAGCGATTGTCAGGTCCATTCCCAGTGCCTGTGCAATAAATACTGCCGCAACTGCCTGGTAGAGAGAGGTGCCGTCCATATTGATGGTGGCACCGATAGGCAGTACAAAGCTGGCTACCTCATCTTCGACACCCAGATTTTTTTCCACTCTCTCCAGAGTTACTGGTAATGTGGCTGAACTTGAACTGGTACTGAATCCAAGCAGCATGGCCGGCCTGATTGCTTTGAAAAAGGTACTTAATTTCATATTGCTGGTGATCTTGAAGAGCGATGCATACACGATGAAAACATGCAGCGTCAGAGCGACGATAACTGTAATACAATACCAGCCAAGGGCCTGTAGTAACTCAACAGCCTTGCCTAGATCATCGCCTGCCAGATCGATTATTAGAGATGCCATCAGTGCAAACACACCATAGGGGGCGGTCAGCATGATCAATTCAACAATACGTATGATCACATCATTAAAGGCGTCAAAAACATTGATAAGCAGCTTCCCTTTTTCACCTCCGATCTGAATGATCCCTATCCCCAGCAGTATAGCTACAAATACTACTTGCAGCATTCTGGAGTTATCGGATGCAGCTGAAAAGAAATTATCCGGTACGATATCTACAAAGAAATCAAGCGGACCGCGATCCTGCACAAGTTTTGCCGTTTCACTTCGCTCCTCCACCGAACCACCATAAGCTGCCTGTAGCTCCATTTTGGTCTCCTCAGGGAGCGCTTTTCCCGGTTTGATCAGGTTTACAGCGGTCAGACCGATCGTGATCGCAAATACGGTCGTCACGATGTAGATCATGATCGTCTTACCTCCCATTCTGGATAGCTGAGCAGTATCGTTCAAACTGGTGACTCCTACCACCAGCGAAGCCAGTACGAGAGGTACAGCGATCAGCTTCAAAAGGGTAATGAAGATCGTACCGAAAGGTTTAATAAAATCCGTGGTAAAATCACCCCAGCCGGCCAGTGAGGATACCAGTCCCCAGCCTAAACCCAGAACTAGTCCTATAATGATCTGCCAGTGTAACTTCTTATACCACTTCATATTTTAGCTATTATAATTAGAATTAAACCTGTGAGGGATGCAATCCCGGTTGAGAACCAGTTAACCAGATTGTTATTAATATACAATTCCTGTATCAGTCTCCTTCTCCAGTTACTGAAGGTGAACAAACGGTTTTGCAAACGAGCGCCAAAATAGGAATCAGCCAGACTACCTGCCACACCGGAAATAATAATAACCGTTAATTCAGCTATTCCAGCCTGCTGATTAAATATCCAGAAAGCAGCTGCAATAATTACTGAACCAACAAGTGATGCAATGGTTCCTTCCAGACTAATACCACCGTCGGTTCCGGGTTCTACTTTTTTCCAGTTACTGATCAGCCTGGTAGCTCCTTTGATCCGGTTCCCTCCGATCTCGGTAGCCCAGGTATCAGCATTAGCTGCAGCCATTGCGGCAACCCCGGCCACCAGAAATATCATCGAACCCGTTGCATACCAGACAATGATCCAAATAGCGAACCAGAAACCGTTACACCAGACCTGTTTCCCGTTACGGCGAAATTTTTCATCCAGGAACCCCTCCCTGCCAACCATATCTTTTGACAGTAAAGACCCGCTGATAAAAAAAATCAGCACTACGGCTGCACCGGTATTACCTCCCAGACCATATGCTAGAGTCCCGAAAACAGAGGCTGCCGCGGCACCATCGAGTGTAAGCCAGTTAAATACGAAAGAAGTGTACGACAGGATTAAAGCAAAACTGATCGCCAGCAAAAATCTAAGATAGTCGGAAGGGTCCCCTGCTATGGTTACAACGCAAACAAAAATGAAGATCAGGGAAATATTTATCCTGCGATCAGGCACCACTTAATCGGTGTCGGGAGCAGGACTGACTCCGGTGTTATTATGTTTCAGGATCGCAAAGATAACGATCACATAGCCTGCCATAACCATGATCGGAGATATGTAGAGAGAAATAAATCCATTTATTTCATTCTCGAGATACATAGCAGTGAATCCGGCCACGATCAGGAAAATGGACAACCCGATCAGCTTATAGTTAAATGCCGAAAAAAACATAGGTTTTGTATCGTTTTTTCGGGTTTTTGGATTAGCCATAGAGGGATCTTTTTTTAAATCTTAACGAAATCGGGTTTGAAACGGTCTCATAAGTTATTTTATTTATCAAAAAAGTCCAAAAGCCGGGAGTATGAATGGCTAAGCTGATCTTAGCTTCTAAAAGTCCCAGAAGAAAAAAGTTGCTGGAACAGATCGGATTACCATTTGAGATCTTTCCAAGCAACGCTTCTGAGGATATTGATCTGAAAGATCCTACAGAATTTGCAAAAACTCTTGCCATAAGAAAGGCCGAAGAAGTAGCTGCGCATTGCCCTGACAGTATCATCATAGGTGCTGACACGGTTGTTGTATTAGATAATCACATATTGAATAAACCTCAAAATCATAAAGAAGCCTTTGAAATGCTTACTATGCTGAGCGGTAATATGCATGAAGTGATAACCGGTGTCTGTCTTTTACAAACAAACAAAAAGTGCGAGATCGTTAACCGAAGAGAATTTGCAGAAATAACAGAAGTGTTCTTCCGCAACATCATGGATCATGAGATCATAAAATATATTAAAGGTGGTTCTCCCATGGACAAAGCCGGCGGCTATGGAATACAGGATGACTGGGGTGCACTTTTTGTGGAACGAATTAACGGTGATTACAATAATGTAGTTGGATTCCCATTATCAAGATTCTACATGGAACTTCATCGCCTGAATCCCGATGTAATTGACCAGATAATAACCGACTAGATCAGGAAATGATCCGACAACTATTCATCATCATATGTACCGGTTTGATATTTTCTCTGCCTGCTCTGGGTCAGGCTGGGAGTGAGTATCAGCTTGCCGGATTTCTGATGAATCAGCAAAAATATGAGGAAGCACTCCCCCTCCTTAAGCAGATCTATGAAGATGAACCTGGTGCTTATATCATCGCTGACAGATTAGCCGAATGTCATATTCAGCTCAAGCAGTATGAAGAAGCAGTAGCGATCATGAATACCTTTCTGAACGATCCGGTGAATGAATCAAATGCACAAATCAGACTCGGTGAACTATATCACCTCTCAGGCGATACTGCTAAAGCATTTAACACCTGGAGCAAAAATCTGGATTCCCACCGAAACGAAATACAGGTTTACCTGTCTACCGCAAACTCCATGAGTGATCGGCGTGAATTCGATAAAGCTATTGAGGTGTATCTCAAGGGGCGAAGTAATTTTAATAACCAGCAGATCTTCTTTGGGGATCTTGCCAATGCATATATGCAGGCTGGAAAATATGATGAAGCCGTCAGTGAATGGTTAGACCTTTTAAAAGCCGTACCTAATCAGGCCGGTTACATCCAAAGAACCCTTTTAAGGTACAATGACCCACTAATTTTTGACCTTACTATACTGGAAATTGGTGATTACCTGAATTCGACACCGGTCCGAAATGAGAATTACCGCACCTTTTACGACTTCCAGATATGGCTACTACTCGAAAATAAATTATACCGCCGTGCATACTCAACTGCACTCGAGTTTGAGAACCGCACTTCTGAATACACTTATTCCCTGTTCCGTTTGGGTCAGTCTCTGAAACAAAATAAAGAGTATGAATTAGCACAACAGGCATTCAGCTACTATGCAGATAATGACTTCAGAGAAACCCGCTGGCGAAGCCTGGAAGAAATGGCAGCCGTCAACATGGATTGGGCCAAATACCTTAAAGATTATAATCTGGACATAAAATCAGATCCTGACAGCCTGTACCGGGAGGCAGCTTCCACCCTGGACACGATCCTGGAAGAAACTCAAAACTATAGTCGGTTGAACCGTGTATTCAGGATGAGAGCAGAGATCAGCCTCGATCATATCTTTGATCTGACGAAAACCGAAGAGATCGAAAAAATAATGACGGAGCTATCAGGAGAAGATGAGCCGGCTGACCTTTTTTACCTTAGAGGCCGGATCCATATTGCCAAAAAGGAATTCCCTCAAGCCAGGATCGCGCTCACCAAGGCCAATAAAATGGAGAACATTGGGGATCTGGCCCAGAAAACCCGGTATTTCCTGGCACTATCCGACTTCTTTGCAGGCGACTATGAATTTGCCAAGATCCAGCTGAAATCCCTCGGGCGGCAAAATACCTCTTATTATGCAAATGACGCTCTTCAGCTTCGACTCTGGATACAGAAAGGGCTTAGCAGTGACAGCACAGGAACTATCCTTGATACTTTTAGCAATGCCTATTATCTGACCCAGACCGGACAAAAAGACTCAGCGAAAGTGATCTATTATTCTATGCTCGACTCAAATGAATATGCGGTTATTCATGATGATATAATGATCCTCATGCCTCAGTACAATATTGATGCTACCGCCTACTATCTTTCTGACAATGCAATGGAAGATCTGTTTACCGGACAAGGTTCAGGTCTTGAAAATCTGATGTGGAACCGGGCAAAAATCGGCTACGATAAATTAGGGTCTTTTGAGATCGACCGGGTGATCGGTTATTTTGAGGATCTGATATTGAGGTATCCGGAAGGAATATATGCCCCACTTGCCCGCGAGATCCTTCAGGAATTAATCAAAGAAAAGGAAAGGTCATGATCAAAAGATCACTGTTACTTTTATTAAGTCTGCTGCCTGCTGCTGTATATGCTCAGAATTATGTACTCATTTCCATGGATGAAGAGCAGACCAATCACCTAAAAGCATACGGTGTTGTTTTTAATCATATCAATGACGGCTTTACAGCGCAATGGCTGCTCAACTACAGAGGCGGAAGTTTCATTGTAGAAGAGCAGAATGATATCATCCGTAAGAGCCGGTTAAGAAATGTTAGTCTTGAAACCCTGAACAGCTCTCAGGTAGACCGCATCATTTCTGAAGTGGAAAGTAACAGCTCAAATACCTCAGTCGTAAACCTTGAAAAAACACCCCGTATTGCGGTATATACACCCGATCAGGCATTACCCTGGGATGATGCGGTAACACTTGCACTGACCTACGCCGAAGTAGAATATGACAAGATCTGGGATGTTGAAGTTCTGGAAGGTAAATTGAATGAGTATGACTGGCTTCATCTGCACCATGAGGATTTTACGGGCCAGTATGGAAAATTCTGGCAGTCGTACAGAACCATGCCATGGTATATTGCCCAGGTTAACCAGATGGAAGAGATGGCTAAAATGCTGGGCTTTCAAAAAGTCAGTGAACAGAAAAAGGCTGTGGCCAGAACCATCAAGGAATATGTGGGTAATGGAGGGTTTCTGTTCGCAATGTGCTCGGGGACCGATACTTTTGATATTGCACTGGCAGCAGAAGGAATTGATATTGCACCACAGCAGTTTGATGGAGATCCCGTAGATCCCAATGCACAGCAGCTGCTAGACTTCAACAAAAGCCTGGCTTTTGAAAACTTTGAGATCAGCCTGGATCCCGGAGAATATGAGCACGCAAATGTTGATGTAAAATATCGAGGTAATCGTATAGACCGATCTCTGGATTTCTTTACCCTTTTTGAGTTCTCAGCTAAGTGGGATCCTGTTCCGACTATGCTGACACAGAATCATGTTAGTTCAGTGAGAGGATTCTACGGGCAGACCACTGCATTTCAAAAAGACAAAGTCAAATCATCTGTAGTGGTCCTGGGAGAGGCTCCGGGAAGAGAGCAGATTAAATACCTGCATGGAAATTATGGTAAGGGTACTTTTACTTTTTATGCCGGACACGACCCGGAAGATTATACCCACCGGGTAAATGATCCGCCCACAGATCTGGCACTGCATCCCAACAGCCCCGGTTACCGGCTGATCCTGAATAATATCCTCTTCCCTGCTGCCAAAAAGAAAAAGCGCAAAACGTAGGGTATTTGCGAATTATAGGTTAAAAATAAAAAATGAGAGGCCCTATTTTAGGCACCTGTTTTCAATTTTAAAATTTTCATTTTTAATTCATGCAACCATCAAAAGAGTTCAGTGACCTGGTCAGATTAGTTGCCATCTTAAGAAAAGAATGCCCTTGGGATCGCAAACAAACCCATGAAAGTATTAAGGACAACCTGATCGAGGAAGCCTATGAGGCTCTCGAGGCAATCGATGACCAGGATTTCGACGAATTCAGGAAAGAGCTTGGAGACCTTCTGTTGCATGTTCTGTTCCATTCAGAAATGGCCTCGGAAAAAGATGAATTTGAGATCGGGGATGTGATCTACACCCTTATGGAAAAGCTTATCCGCCGGCATCCTCATGTATTCGGAGACACGGAGGTAGA
This genomic window contains:
- a CDS encoding dicarboxylate/amino acid:cation symporter → MKWYKKLHWQIIIGLVLGLGWGLVSSLAGWGDFTTDFIKPFGTIFITLLKLIAVPLVLASLVVGVTSLNDTAQLSRMGGKTIMIYIVTTVFAITIGLTAVNLIKPGKALPEETKMELQAAYGGSVEERSETAKLVQDRGPLDFFVDIVPDNFFSAASDNSRMLQVVFVAILLGIGIIQIGGEKGKLLINVFDAFNDVIIRIVELIMLTAPYGVFALMASLIIDLAGDDLGKAVELLQALGWYCITVIVALTLHVFIVYASLFKITSNMKLSTFFKAIRPAMLLGFSTSSSSATLPVTLERVEKNLGVEDEVASFVLPIGATINMDGTSLYQAVAAVFIAQALGMDLTIAQQLTIVLTATLASIGAAGVPGAGIVMLVIVLEAIQVPTAGIALILGVDRILDMMRTTVNITGDAAVSVAVASSENKLGEPNLDD
- a CDS encoding asparagine synthetase B — its product is MIKRSLLLLLSLLPAAVYAQNYVLISMDEEQTNHLKAYGVVFNHINDGFTAQWLLNYRGGSFIVEEQNDIIRKSRLRNVSLETLNSSQVDRIISEVESNSSNTSVVNLEKTPRIAVYTPDQALPWDDAVTLALTYAEVEYDKIWDVEVLEGKLNEYDWLHLHHEDFTGQYGKFWQSYRTMPWYIAQVNQMEEMAKMLGFQKVSEQKKAVARTIKEYVGNGGFLFAMCSGTDTFDIALAAEGIDIAPQQFDGDPVDPNAQQLLDFNKSLAFENFEISLDPGEYEHANVDVKYRGNRIDRSLDFFTLFEFSAKWDPVPTMLTQNHVSSVRGFYGQTTAFQKDKVKSSVVVLGEAPGREQIKYLHGNYGKGTFTFYAGHDPEDYTHRVNDPPTDLALHPNSPGYRLILNNILFPAAKKKKRKT
- a CDS encoding TIGR00297 family protein; amino-acid sequence: MPDRRINISLIFIFVCVVTIAGDPSDYLRFLLAISFALILSYTSFVFNWLTLDGAAAASVFGTLAYGLGGNTGAAVVLIFFISGSLLSKDMVGREGFLDEKFRRNGKQVWCNGFWFAIWIIVWYATGSMIFLVAGVAAMAAANADTWATEIGGNRIKGATRLISNWKKVEPGTDGGISLEGTIASLVGSVIIAAAFWIFNQQAGIAELTVIIISGVAGSLADSYFGARLQNRLFTFSNWRRRLIQELYINNNLVNWFSTGIASLTGLILIIIAKI
- a CDS encoding nucleoside triphosphate pyrophosphatase — translated: MAKLILASKSPRRKKLLEQIGLPFEIFPSNASEDIDLKDPTEFAKTLAIRKAEEVAAHCPDSIIIGADTVVVLDNHILNKPQNHKEAFEMLTMLSGNMHEVITGVCLLQTNKKCEIVNRREFAEITEVFFRNIMDHEIIKYIKGGSPMDKAGGYGIQDDWGALFVERINGDYNNVVGFPLSRFYMELHRLNPDVIDQIITD
- a CDS encoding T9SS type A sorting domain-containing protein — protein: MVRTVLYRTLKRTLHIALFLALFAAPAKMIAQSVLLPGDILTVTVNADDHSFDIIPLIDIEKGTKVFFSSGQWSVKEKILQGDELSLEFDHQIEAGTTIHVDGSENYLYTLSGYLDLRRSDKRLFTYQYEDESYRFIYGIGWGDEHIWKKDDEVGSDIPESLDPEEGTLVSLGRGNNYQYFIRNGASGTRKMLTELVAKSSNWNLSDVAFNNLGTSFNVLNPPVLQFDQTVSRVIEGELYASLNVAVFEHDGSRLSVDVVYDTLRSNVGTEDIEAFKRATINFTGISGDRVYEIQIPLKDDENYEGIETATFSLENLSSGNFGDFLQHSLVIRDDEVPKLSITNMQITDNDLKGIEILNNESVPVSIRDWKLGNRETGITVNRNITLLPGQSFRLATSDTTLNGDTPDLIIENEKFVTLLEKEKELLIWDDLDNLVINESKEPYLNQIAVKKEKNQTSVLSGDSGKSLTAQAAAETVQSSIAISGFKTSGWTNIYARNLSDIPAEAEFELYFWNEKTGEFTETDADEARALSEKDQVLFIYSESKNNEEILSVLSGKNKETPETIIWEIDATDRNENNIIDETEGINWLMHSVKEPVYVEHLIRLLSEFELNAEPVVYQMAYGSDGDIIYKPLVRSDRIPADIPFMIRITNAAGHKKLEMEVSELISEPVIPDDEERAGFTLEMNKKGFSSKFTVEFDDEGTERVTAFQSHELLQFPDQDYLYTYTIQGDERFRKVVIPRENTGEIILPVYINSNTEGEIQILIRDWNEIPDGWQITLLDLSDNSDHVLSRDKTVVFEHHLLSSETEDQETGSAKDRKDISDHRFDLILTPPLSAANEEETDLPQNLELYQNYPNPFNPLTTITFYLPEASQVRLSVFNIVGQPVATLVQGNLSAGEQMVEWDATDMPSGMYIYQLEVGNKVMTRKMTLVK
- a CDS encoding tetratricopeptide repeat protein encodes the protein MIRQLFIIICTGLIFSLPALGQAGSEYQLAGFLMNQQKYEEALPLLKQIYEDEPGAYIIADRLAECHIQLKQYEEAVAIMNTFLNDPVNESNAQIRLGELYHLSGDTAKAFNTWSKNLDSHRNEIQVYLSTANSMSDRREFDKAIEVYLKGRSNFNNQQIFFGDLANAYMQAGKYDEAVSEWLDLLKAVPNQAGYIQRTLLRYNDPLIFDLTILEIGDYLNSTPVRNENYRTFYDFQIWLLLENKLYRRAYSTALEFENRTSEYTYSLFRLGQSLKQNKEYELAQQAFSYYADNDFRETRWRSLEEMAAVNMDWAKYLKDYNLDIKSDPDSLYREAASTLDTILEETQNYSRLNRVFRMRAEISLDHIFDLTKTEEIEKIMTELSGEDEPADLFYLRGRIHIAKKEFPQARIALTKANKMENIGDLAQKTRYFLALSDFFAGDYEFAKIQLKSLGRQNTSYYANDALQLRLWIQKGLSSDSTGTILDTFSNAYYLTQTGQKDSAKVIYYSMLDSNEYAVIHDDIMILMPQYNIDATAYYLSDNAMEDLFTGQGSGLENLMWNRAKIGYDKLGSFEIDRVIGYFEDLILRYPEGIYAPLAREILQELIKEKERS